A single genomic interval of Gammaproteobacteria bacterium harbors:
- a CDS encoding acyl carrier protein, whose amino-acid sequence MTSYQDCVQRVLGMLEPLARDRGAVAEASDLVGDLGLSSIDVMEVIESVEDEFDVSFPLNSLPTIRTVGDLAREIARLTAA is encoded by the coding sequence ATGACGAGTTATCAGGACTGTGTGCAACGGGTGCTCGGAATGCTCGAACCGCTGGCAAGGGACCGCGGCGCGGTCGCCGAGGCGAGCGACCTGGTGGGTGATCTCGGCCTGTCTTCGATCGATGTCATGGAAGTGATCGAGAGTGTCGAGGACGAATTCGATGTTTCATTTCCACTGAACAGCCTGCCGACAATCCGCACCGTAGGCGATCTTGCCCGTGAAATCGCGAGGCTGACCGCAGCATGA